The following are encoded together in the Leisingera caerulea DSM 24564 genome:
- a CDS encoding LysR family transcriptional regulator, whose amino-acid sequence MKHDQLIALEAIVSTGTFRGAAERLHKSQSAISHTIRQLEEELELELFSRAAYRPVLTPAGEIFYREASRVLRQMQGLRSTAARLRAREEPELTVAVSATMDLDPLLPVLAATGRRHPATHLRLRMEMMGGPIARLMEGKADIALASLDGVALDDVEAEPVAEVIIRPVASPALNLPAGSRVLSVSEMQGHVQVVAAGTGGAAHEQSRDLLPGGLKWTVSDLTAKKKVILAGLGWGGLPDHMTQDERRTGALLSLSVERFPVRRTMIFKMRRRDQPPGAVADELWHRIGAAGR is encoded by the coding sequence ATGAAACACGACCAGCTCATTGCCCTGGAGGCCATTGTCTCAACCGGCACGTTCCGCGGCGCGGCCGAGCGGCTGCACAAATCGCAGTCCGCCATCAGCCACACAATCCGCCAGCTGGAAGAGGAACTGGAATTGGAGCTGTTCAGCCGGGCGGCCTACCGGCCCGTGCTTACACCGGCGGGTGAGATTTTCTACCGCGAGGCGTCGCGGGTGCTGCGGCAGATGCAAGGGCTGCGCAGCACCGCAGCCCGGCTGCGTGCCCGCGAAGAGCCGGAGCTGACAGTAGCTGTCAGCGCAACCATGGATCTGGATCCTTTGCTGCCGGTGCTGGCGGCCACCGGGCGGCGCCACCCGGCTACCCATCTCCGGCTGCGGATGGAGATGATGGGCGGCCCGATTGCCCGGCTGATGGAAGGCAAGGCGGATATTGCGCTTGCGTCCCTGGACGGGGTGGCCCTGGATGACGTGGAGGCGGAGCCGGTTGCGGAGGTGATAATCCGGCCGGTGGCCAGCCCTGCCTTGAACCTGCCCGCCGGCTCCCGTGTGCTCTCGGTTTCGGAGATGCAAGGCCATGTGCAGGTGGTCGCCGCCGGCACGGGCGGCGCGGCGCACGAACAAAGCCGCGATCTGCTGCCCGGCGGGCTGAAATGGACGGTCTCCGATCTCACCGCCAAGAAAAAGGTGATCCTCGCCGGTCTCGGCTGGGGCGGTCTGCCTGACCACATGACCCAGGACGAGCGGCGAACCGGGGCCTTGCTGTCCCTCAGCGTGGAAAGGTTTCCGGTGCGGCGCACGATGATTTTCAAAATGAGACGCAGAGATCAGCCGCCCGGCGCCGTGGCGGATGAGCTTTGGCACAGGATCGGGGCTGCCGGGCGCTGA
- the gstA gene encoding glutathione transferase GstA: protein MKLYYKPGACPLASHIALQETGRPFEIEAVDTAAGRTESGADYCAINPKGYVPALHLDDGSVLTEGAAVLQYIADSSPEAGLAPAAGTMDRARMQEQLNWIGTELHKAFGPLFREGTSEAGKDAARTAVAGKFDIIEAQLEDGRVWLVADRFSVADAYLFVVSNWANFTGIDLGRWPRLAAFVSRCAARPSAQAAMRAEGLIQ, encoded by the coding sequence ATGAAACTGTACTACAAACCCGGCGCCTGCCCGCTGGCCAGCCACATCGCCCTGCAGGAAACCGGCCGCCCGTTTGAAATCGAGGCCGTCGATACCGCGGCGGGCCGCACCGAAAGCGGCGCAGATTACTGCGCGATCAACCCCAAAGGCTATGTGCCGGCCCTGCATCTGGACGACGGCAGCGTTCTGACCGAAGGGGCGGCGGTTCTGCAGTATATCGCCGACAGCAGCCCGGAGGCAGGCCTGGCGCCCGCCGCCGGAACAATGGACCGGGCCCGGATGCAGGAACAGCTCAACTGGATCGGAACCGAATTGCACAAGGCATTCGGCCCGCTGTTCCGCGAGGGCACATCCGAGGCCGGCAAAGATGCGGCCCGCACCGCTGTTGCAGGCAAGTTCGATATCATCGAGGCGCAGCTGGAGGATGGCCGCGTGTGGCTGGTTGCGGACCGCTTCTCCGTCGCTGATGCCTATCTGTTTGTGGTCTCGAACTGGGCCAATTTCACCGGCATCGACCTGGGCCGCTGGCCCCGGCTGGCTGCATTTGTAAGCCGCTGCGCTGCCCGCCCGTCGGCGCAGGCGGCGATGCGCGCCGAGGGGCTGATCCAATGA
- a CDS encoding nuclear transport factor 2 family protein, translating to MTPADHKKVGGLMEAYFEGLHQADSTMLRQVFHPQLAYVCATEGDELYLDLETYMGRVDGREPPARRGDPRQEEILEIAFAGSRLARVSARMTMMGREFHDLLTLVRDGAEWRIVAKVFSYAPRKD from the coding sequence ATGACGCCCGCAGACCACAAAAAGGTCGGCGGCCTGATGGAGGCCTATTTCGAAGGCCTGCATCAGGCCGACAGCACCATGCTGCGCCAGGTGTTTCACCCGCAGCTGGCCTATGTCTGCGCCACCGAAGGCGATGAGCTGTATCTGGATCTTGAAACCTACATGGGCCGCGTGGACGGGCGCGAGCCGCCGGCCAGGCGCGGCGACCCGCGCCAGGAGGAGATCCTGGAGATTGCCTTTGCCGGCAGCAGGCTGGCCCGTGTCAGCGCCCGCATGACCATGATGGGGCGGGAGTTTCACGATCTGCTGACCCTTGTCCGCGACGGCGCCGAATGGCGCATCGTTGCAAAAGTGTTCTCATATGCCCCGCGGAAGGACTGA
- a CDS encoding tautomerase family protein, which translates to MPYVNIKVTREGGPEGTGPSADQKAQLIAGVTGLLHDVLGKNPATTFVVIDEVPLEDWGIGGLPVQEHRAQAQ; encoded by the coding sequence ATGCCCTATGTGAATATTAAAGTGACGCGCGAAGGCGGCCCCGAGGGCACCGGCCCGAGTGCAGACCAGAAGGCGCAGCTGATCGCTGGTGTCACCGGCCTGTTGCACGATGTTCTGGGCAAGAACCCTGCGACGACCTTTGTGGTGATCGACGAGGTCCCGCTGGAGGATTGGGGCATCGGCGGCCTGCCGGTGCAGGAGCACAGGGCCCAGGCGCAATGA
- a CDS encoding NAD(P)H-dependent flavin oxidoreductase translates to MKTRLTEALGIACPVIQAPMAFAAGGALASAVTDAGGLGMIGGAYGDAAWINQQFDIAAGTRAGCGLITWKLAQQPHLLDQVLARDPAALFLSFGNPAPFAPAVRDAGVPLICQVQTLRDARQALDCGADIVVAQGADAGGHGEARGTFALVPEIADEIARRNSKALLCAAGGITDGRGLAAALMLGADGAVIGTRFWASREALVHPRILARALSATGDDTIRTRVVDVVRGFDWPGRYNGRVLRNPFIRKWHGSEDALKLGTGAEAAQWAAAQDAGDPDVATAFAGEGIGLIRSAPPAGEILVSLAADAQRCLGAAASVAGG, encoded by the coding sequence ATGAAGACCCGGCTGACAGAGGCGCTGGGGATCGCCTGTCCGGTGATCCAGGCGCCGATGGCCTTTGCTGCGGGCGGCGCGCTGGCCAGCGCCGTCACGGATGCCGGCGGGCTGGGCATGATCGGGGGCGCCTACGGCGATGCCGCGTGGATCAATCAGCAGTTCGATATCGCCGCCGGCACGCGCGCGGGCTGCGGACTGATCACCTGGAAGCTTGCGCAACAGCCGCATCTGCTGGATCAGGTGCTGGCGCGCGATCCGGCGGCGCTGTTTTTGTCCTTCGGCAATCCGGCACCCTTTGCACCGGCGGTCCGGGACGCCGGCGTGCCGTTGATCTGCCAAGTCCAGACCCTGCGCGATGCGCGGCAGGCACTGGACTGCGGCGCGGACATCGTTGTCGCCCAGGGGGCGGATGCCGGCGGCCACGGCGAGGCCCGCGGCACCTTTGCCCTGGTGCCCGAAATCGCTGACGAGATCGCGCGCCGGAACAGCAAGGCGCTGCTGTGCGCGGCCGGGGGCATCACCGACGGGCGCGGTCTGGCTGCGGCCCTGATGCTGGGGGCGGACGGTGCGGTGATCGGCACCCGGTTCTGGGCCTCGCGCGAGGCGCTGGTGCACCCGCGCATTCTGGCGCGCGCGCTGTCGGCGACGGGGGACGACACCATCCGCACGCGGGTGGTGGACGTGGTCCGCGGTTTTGACTGGCCCGGCCGCTACAACGGCCGGGTGCTGCGCAACCCGTTTATCCGGAAATGGCACGGCTCCGAAGACGCCTTGAAGCTGGGAACGGGTGCCGAAGCTGCACAATGGGCGGCGGCTCAGGATGCCGGGGATCCGGATGTCGCGACCGCCTTTGCCGGCGAAGGTATCGGGCTGATCCGCTCTGCGCCGCCTGCCGGCGAAATCCTGGTCAGCCTCGCTGCAGATGCACAGCGGTGCCTGGGGGCAGCGGCGTCCGTTGCCGGCGGCTGA
- the nqrF gene encoding NADH:ubiquinone reductase (Na(+)-transporting) subunit F, with protein METFTLGVVLFTVIVLALVAIILAARSRLVATGNVNITINGEKTISVPAGGKLLQTLAAEKLFVPSACGGGGTCAQCRVRVHSGGGSILPTEESHITKREAACGDRLSCQVAVKQDMEVEVPEEVFGVKKWRCKVRSNDNVATFIKALVLELPEGEDVNFRAGGYIQIEAPEHQLAYTDFDIQEEYREDWDRFNLWQYKSVVDEPIERAYSMANYPDEKGIIMLNVRVASPPPGSTDIPAGKMSSYIFNLKPGDEVTISGPFGEFFARDTQKEMVFIGGGAGMAPMRSHIFDQLKRLENRDRKISFWYGARSKKEMFFVEDFDQLAEEFDNFEWHVALSDAQPEDDWKGYTGFIHNVLYEEYLKDHPAPEDCEFYMCGPPIMNQSVINMLLDLGVDREDIMLDDFGG; from the coding sequence ATGGAAACTTTCACGCTCGGCGTTGTCCTGTTCACGGTGATCGTGCTGGCGCTGGTGGCCATCATCCTGGCCGCCCGCTCCCGCCTGGTCGCGACCGGCAATGTCAACATCACCATCAACGGTGAAAAAACCATCTCGGTGCCTGCGGGCGGCAAGCTGCTGCAAACGCTGGCGGCAGAGAAGCTGTTCGTCCCCTCCGCCTGCGGCGGCGGCGGCACCTGTGCCCAGTGCCGGGTGCGGGTGCATTCCGGCGGCGGCTCGATCCTGCCGACCGAGGAAAGCCACATCACCAAGCGCGAGGCCGCCTGCGGCGACCGCCTGTCCTGTCAGGTTGCGGTCAAGCAGGACATGGAAGTCGAAGTTCCCGAAGAGGTCTTCGGCGTCAAGAAATGGCGCTGCAAGGTGCGGTCGAACGACAACGTGGCGACCTTCATCAAGGCGCTGGTTCTGGAACTGCCCGAAGGCGAGGATGTGAACTTCCGCGCCGGCGGCTATATCCAGATCGAGGCGCCGGAGCACCAGCTGGCCTATACCGACTTCGACATTCAGGAGGAGTACCGCGAGGATTGGGACCGCTTCAATCTGTGGCAGTATAAATCCGTCGTGGACGAGCCGATCGAACGCGCCTATTCGATGGCGAACTACCCGGACGAAAAGGGCATCATCATGCTGAACGTCCGTGTGGCGTCGCCGCCGCCGGGCTCCACCGACATTCCGGCGGGCAAGATGTCGTCCTACATCTTCAACCTGAAGCCGGGCGATGAAGTCACCATTTCCGGTCCGTTCGGCGAGTTCTTTGCCCGCGACACCCAGAAGGAAATGGTCTTCATCGGCGGCGGTGCCGGCATGGCGCCGATGCGCAGCCACATCTTTGACCAGCTGAAGCGCCTGGAGAACCGGGACCGCAAGATCAGCTTCTGGTACGGCGCGCGCTCGAAGAAGGAGATGTTCTTTGTCGAGGACTTCGACCAGCTGGCCGAGGAGTTCGACAACTTCGAATGGCACGTGGCGCTGTCCGACGCGCAGCCGGAGGATGACTGGAAAGGCTACACCGGCTTCATCCATAACGTTCTGTACGAGGAGTACCTCAAGGATCACCCGGCGCCGGAAGACTGCGAATTCTACATGTGCGGCCCGCCGATCATGAACCAGTCGGTGATCAACATGCTGCTGGACCTGGGCGTCGACCGCGAGGACATCATGCTCGACGACTTCGGCGGCTGA
- the nqrE gene encoding NADH:ubiquinone reductase (Na(+)-transporting) subunit E: MEGLISLAVKAIFVENLALSFFLGMCTFIAVSKKISTALGLGISVMLVQAITVPTNNLLLTYLLKPGALAWAGFPDVDLTFLGLISYIGVIAAMVQILEMILDKYFPPLYNALGVFLPLITVNCAILGGSLFMVERDYNFAEAATYGLSSGFGWALAITAMAGVREKLKYSDVPDGLQGLGITFITAGLMAMAFMSFSGVKL; encoded by the coding sequence ATGGAAGGGCTGATTTCACTCGCCGTTAAGGCCATCTTTGTCGAGAACCTCGCGCTTTCCTTCTTCCTGGGCATGTGCACCTTCATCGCGGTGTCCAAGAAGATCTCCACCGCGCTGGGGCTGGGGATTTCGGTGATGCTGGTGCAGGCCATTACTGTGCCCACCAACAACCTGCTGCTGACTTACCTGCTGAAACCCGGCGCGCTGGCCTGGGCGGGCTTCCCGGATGTGGATCTGACCTTCCTCGGCCTGATCTCCTATATCGGGGTGATTGCAGCGATGGTGCAGATCCTGGAGATGATCCTCGATAAGTATTTCCCGCCGCTTTACAACGCGCTGGGGGTCTTCCTGCCGCTGATCACGGTGAACTGCGCGATCCTGGGCGGTTCGCTGTTCATGGTGGAGCGCGACTACAACTTTGCCGAAGCGGCAACCTACGGCCTCTCCTCCGGCTTCGGCTGGGCGCTGGCGATCACCGCGATGGCGGGCGTGCGCGAGAAGCTGAAGTACTCCGACGTGCCGGATGGCCTGCAGGGCCTGGGCATCACCTTTATCACCGCGGGTCTGATGGCGATGGCCTTCATGTCCTTCAGCGGCGTCAAACTGTAA
- a CDS encoding NADH:ubiquinone reductase (Na(+)-transporting) subunit D: MSQSKKDMLIDPLVDNNPITLQVLGICSALAVTSSLQVAFVMTLAVTFVTAFSSMFISILRNQIPSSIRIIVQMVIIASLVILVDQVLKAYAFEISKTLSVFVGLIITNCIVMGRAEAFAMSNPPVASFIDGLGNGLGYGLILMLVGVVRELFGSGSLFGITILETVNNGGWYVPNGMLLLPPSAFFVIGLLIWGFRTWKPNQVEEREYKIQSVEAH, translated from the coding sequence ATGTCCCAGAGCAAGAAAGACATGCTGATCGACCCGTTGGTCGACAACAACCCGATCACCCTGCAGGTGCTGGGCATCTGCTCGGCGCTGGCGGTGACCTCGTCGCTGCAGGTGGCCTTTGTGATGACCCTGGCGGTGACTTTTGTGACCGCGTTCTCGTCGATGTTCATCTCGATCCTGCGCAATCAGATCCCCAGCTCGATCCGGATCATCGTGCAGATGGTGATCATCGCCTCGCTGGTGATCCTGGTGGACCAGGTGCTCAAGGCCTACGCCTTTGAGATCTCCAAGACCTTGTCGGTCTTTGTCGGCCTGATCATCACCAACTGCATCGTGATGGGCCGCGCCGAGGCGTTCGCCATGAGCAACCCGCCGGTGGCGTCCTTCATCGACGGTCTGGGCAATGGTCTGGGCTATGGCCTGATCCTGATGCTGGTCGGTGTGGTCCGCGAGTTGTTCGGCTCCGGCTCCCTGTTCGGCATCACCATTCTGGAAACCGTGAACAACGGCGGCTGGTATGTGCCGAACGGCATGCTGCTGCTGCCGCCCTCGGCGTTCTTTGTGATCGGCCTGCTGATCTGGGGTTTCCGCACCTGGAAGCCGAACCAGGTGGAAGAGCGTGAATATAAAATCCAATCCGTGGAGGCGCACTGA
- a CDS encoding Na(+)-translocating NADH-quinone reductase subunit C: MADTQSKGLIGRFLAASPDSVGKTVFIAVAVCLVASMIVSTAAVSLRPVQETNKKRDKQLNVLQVAGLYEPGQNVAEAFAAFEPQVLDLETNTFTDQFDAATFDGLAAAQDPELSRELENDPAGIGRQSRYKTVYLLREEDGDLDKVILPVHGYGLWSTLYGFIAVEENGNDIFGLQFYQHGETPGLGAEVDNPRWKALWHGKELRDEDGDLEITVSKTVPAAGPEHHIDALAGATLTSVGVDNLVRFWMGEEGYGPFLKSLQAGEF; the protein is encoded by the coding sequence ATGGCTGATACCCAAAGCAAGGGCCTGATTGGCCGCTTCCTTGCCGCATCGCCGGATTCGGTTGGCAAGACCGTGTTCATCGCTGTCGCCGTCTGCCTGGTGGCCTCGATGATCGTGTCCACCGCCGCCGTGTCCCTGCGTCCGGTGCAGGAAACCAACAAGAAGCGCGACAAGCAGCTGAACGTTCTGCAGGTGGCCGGCCTTTATGAGCCGGGCCAGAATGTGGCCGAAGCCTTTGCCGCGTTCGAGCCGCAGGTGCTGGATCTGGAAACCAACACCTTCACCGACCAGTTCGACGCTGCCACCTTCGACGGCCTAGCCGCCGCGCAGGACCCGGAACTGAGCCGCGAGCTGGAGAACGACCCGGCGGGCATCGGCCGCCAGTCGCGCTACAAGACCGTGTATCTGCTGCGCGAGGAAGACGGCGATCTGGACAAGGTGATCCTGCCGGTCCACGGCTATGGCCTGTGGTCGACCCTCTATGGCTTCATCGCGGTGGAGGAGAACGGCAACGACATCTTTGGCCTGCAGTTCTATCAGCACGGCGAGACCCCGGGCCTGGGCGCCGAGGTGGACAACCCGCGCTGGAAAGCGCTGTGGCATGGCAAGGAGCTGCGGGATGAAGACGGCGATCTGGAGATCACCGTGTCCAAGACCGTGCCTGCCGCCGGCCCCGAACACCACATCGACGCCCTCGCCGGTGCGACGCTGACCTCTGTCGGGGTCGATAACCTGGTGCGGTTCTGGATGGGCGAAGAAGGCTACGGGCCGTTCCTCAAGTCACTGCAAGCGGGAGAGTTCTGA
- a CDS encoding NADH:ubiquinone reductase (Na(+)-transporting) subunit B, which translates to MGLRSFFDRIEPHFEKGGKYEKYFPVYEMVESFLYTPKTVTTVAPHARSYIDMKRIMTYVVIATIPCILWGMYNTGFQTNSAIAMLGADAATGWRVAVLQALGISLDASNPLANIAHGFLYFLPLYIVTLVAGGIFEVIFATVRGHEVNEGFLVTSMLYTLILPASTPLWQVALGIIFGVVIGKEVFGGTGKNFLNPALTGRAFLYFAYPANMSGDSVWTPVDGFSGATALGVSAADGFQALAAKGIEWSDAFYGTIQGSFGETSTLACAIGLVFLLATKIANWRLIVGCLGGMIAFSVLLNLIGSDTNPMFAMPWYWHLVLGGYAFGLVFMVTEPVSASHTNAGRYIYGALIGVMVVLIRVLNPAFPEGMMLAILFGNVFAPLIDYFVVQANIKRRARRYG; encoded by the coding sequence ATGGGATTGCGCAGCTTCTTTGACAGGATCGAGCCGCATTTCGAGAAGGGAGGCAAGTACGAGAAGTACTTCCCCGTCTACGAAATGGTGGAGTCCTTCCTTTATACCCCGAAAACCGTCACCACCGTGGCGCCGCATGCCCGCTCTTACATCGATATGAAGCGGATCATGACCTATGTGGTGATCGCCACCATCCCCTGCATTCTGTGGGGCATGTACAACACCGGCTTCCAGACCAACTCCGCGATTGCGATGCTGGGGGCGGACGCGGCCACCGGCTGGCGCGTTGCGGTGCTGCAGGCGCTGGGGATTTCGCTGGATGCGTCGAACCCGCTGGCCAATATCGCGCACGGGTTCCTGTATTTCCTGCCGCTTTATATTGTGACGCTGGTTGCGGGCGGCATCTTTGAAGTCATCTTTGCCACCGTGCGCGGCCATGAGGTGAACGAGGGCTTCCTGGTGACCTCGATGCTGTACACGCTGATCCTGCCGGCCTCGACGCCGCTGTGGCAGGTGGCGCTTGGCATCATCTTCGGCGTGGTGATCGGCAAGGAAGTTTTTGGCGGCACCGGCAAAAACTTCCTGAACCCGGCACTGACCGGCCGTGCGTTTCTGTATTTCGCCTATCCGGCCAATATGTCGGGCGACTCTGTCTGGACCCCGGTTGACGGCTTCTCCGGCGCGACCGCGCTGGGGGTCTCTGCTGCTGACGGTTTCCAGGCACTGGCCGCCAAGGGCATTGAATGGTCGGACGCCTTCTATGGCACCATCCAGGGCAGCTTTGGCGAAACCTCGACGCTGGCCTGTGCCATCGGACTGGTCTTCCTGCTGGCCACCAAGATCGCCAACTGGCGCCTGATCGTGGGCTGCCTGGGCGGCATGATCGCCTTCTCGGTGCTGCTGAACCTCATTGGCTCTGACACCAACCCGATGTTTGCGATGCCGTGGTACTGGCACCTGGTTCTGGGCGGCTATGCCTTTGGCCTGGTGTTCATGGTGACAGAGCCGGTTTCGGCCAGCCACACCAACGCGGGCCGCTACATATATGGCGCGCTGATCGGTGTGATGGTGGTGCTGATCCGGGTGCTGAACCCGGCCTTCCCCGAAGGCATGATGCTGGCGATCCTGTTCGGCAACGTCTTTGCACCGCTGATCGACTACTTCGTCGTGCAGGCAAACATCAAACGGAGGGCGCGCCGCTATGGCTGA
- a CDS encoding Na(+)-translocating NADH-quinone reductase subunit A: MKTFNLRKGLDLPVTGAPEQTIHPGPAITSVAVLGPDYLGLKPRMLVQEGDDVQRGTPLFCHKDAEDAVMVAPMTGKVVAINRGARRVLQSVVIEISDAEDKGIDFSAVGDADTAEGLTAKLCAAGLWSAFRTRPYSKMPQPGSKPEAIFVTAMDSEPLAADAAVIINDAAEAFEAGLKAITLLTDGTTFLCQKAGDSIPGTGVAGVEAAAFDGPHPSGLAGTHIHFLHPVRADDQVWTVSYQDVIAIGRLLMTGHLDPSVVVALAGPAARAPRLVRTVSGASTDELTRGEIAVDGPVRVISGSILSGRQAAGPLAYLGRFARQVAIIEEDREQIPMGWIRPMPGKYAVQPVLGSALSRKLFNLTSNLNGGRRAMVPTGTFERLMPQDYLPTQLLRALLVMDTDSAQELGALELDEEDLGLVGFACPAKYEYGLALRDSLTKIEKEG, from the coding sequence ATGAAAACATTTAACTTGAGAAAGGGGCTGGATCTGCCGGTGACAGGCGCACCGGAACAGACAATCCACCCGGGCCCCGCCATCACCTCGGTGGCCGTGCTGGGCCCCGACTATCTGGGTCTGAAGCCCCGCATGCTGGTGCAGGAAGGCGATGATGTCCAGCGCGGCACCCCGCTGTTCTGCCATAAGGACGCGGAAGACGCCGTGATGGTGGCGCCGATGACCGGCAAGGTCGTGGCGATCAACCGCGGTGCGCGCCGCGTGCTGCAAAGCGTGGTGATCGAGATTTCGGATGCCGAGGACAAGGGCATTGATTTCTCCGCCGTTGGCGATGCGGATACCGCCGAGGGCCTGACCGCCAAACTGTGCGCGGCCGGCCTGTGGAGCGCGTTCCGCACCCGTCCCTATTCCAAGATGCCGCAGCCGGGCTCCAAGCCCGAGGCGATTTTTGTGACCGCGATGGACAGCGAGCCGCTGGCCGCCGATGCCGCAGTGATCATCAATGACGCTGCGGAGGCGTTCGAGGCGGGCCTGAAGGCAATCACCCTGCTGACCGACGGCACCACCTTCCTGTGCCAGAAGGCAGGCGACAGCATCCCCGGCACCGGCGTTGCCGGTGTGGAAGCGGCCGCCTTTGACGGGCCGCATCCCTCGGGCCTGGCCGGCACCCACATCCACTTCCTGCACCCGGTCCGCGCGGACGATCAGGTCTGGACCGTGTCCTATCAGGACGTGATCGCCATCGGCCGCCTGCTGATGACCGGTCATCTGGACCCCTCTGTCGTGGTTGCGCTGGCCGGTCCCGCTGCGCGCGCGCCGCGTCTGGTCCGCACTGTGTCGGGCGCCTCCACCGACGAGCTGACCCGCGGCGAGATCGCCGTGGACGGCCCGGTGCGGGTGATCTCCGGTTCGATCCTGTCGGGCCGCCAGGCGGCAGGCCCGCTGGCCTACCTGGGCCGCTTTGCGCGCCAGGTCGCGATCATCGAGGAAGACCGCGAGCAGATCCCGATGGGCTGGATCCGCCCGATGCCCGGCAAATACGCCGTGCAGCCGGTGCTGGGCTCTGCCCTCAGCCGCAAGCTGTTCAACCTGACCAGCAACCTGAACGGCGGCCGCCGGGCGATGGTGCCCACCGGCACGTTTGAGCGGCTGATGCCGCAGGACTACCTGCCGACGCAATTGCTGCGCGCGCTGCTGGTGATGGACACCGACTCCGCACAGGAACTGGGCGCGCTGGAGCTTGACGAAGAGGACCTGGGCCTCGTCGGCTTTGCCTGCCCGGCCAAGTACGAATACGGGCTGGCGCTGCGCGACAGCCTGACCAAGATTGAAAAGGAGGGCTGA
- a CDS encoding mandelate racemase/muconate lactonizing enzyme family protein encodes MKIRKIELYQLDLPYSGGVYRLSGGREYRSFDASFVRITTDTGLEGWGESTPFGSSYIAAHALGVRSGIAEIAPYLLGRDPRQMDRINEAMDEALLGHNHAKSAIDLACWDLFGKSVNMPVCELLGGSTGKRLPVISSIYAGSPEDMRARVARHREMGYLGHSVKIGALDAEGGPELDAERIRASLADRQPGEFFLVDANGGLTPETALRMLRMLPEGLDFVLEAPCRTWRETMSLRKRCTVPIILDELVQQDEDIALMLAQDVADGIGLKISKAGGLTHGRRHRDICLAAGATVSVQDTVGSAIAFSAIAHLGATVPERSLRCILDCRDMVTLKTAEFDAPVKDGGVLVPDAPGLGITVDRDLMGAPQAVWDA; translated from the coding sequence ATGAAGATCAGAAAGATCGAACTGTATCAACTGGATCTGCCATACTCGGGCGGCGTCTACAGGCTGTCGGGAGGGCGGGAGTACCGCAGTTTTGATGCCTCTTTCGTGCGGATCACCACCGATACGGGGCTGGAGGGCTGGGGCGAAAGCACGCCATTCGGCTCCAGCTATATCGCCGCGCATGCGCTGGGTGTGCGGTCAGGGATTGCGGAGATTGCACCGTACCTGCTGGGCCGCGACCCGCGGCAGATGGACCGCATCAATGAGGCGATGGATGAGGCGCTGCTGGGCCATAACCATGCCAAATCCGCGATTGATCTCGCCTGCTGGGACCTGTTCGGAAAGTCGGTGAACATGCCGGTCTGCGAATTGCTGGGCGGCTCCACCGGCAAGCGCTTGCCAGTGATCTCCTCGATCTATGCGGGCAGCCCCGAAGACATGCGCGCCCGCGTCGCGCGGCACCGCGAGATGGGATACCTGGGCCATTCGGTGAAGATTGGCGCGCTGGATGCCGAGGGCGGCCCGGAGCTGGACGCCGAGCGCATCCGAGCGTCGCTGGCCGACCGGCAGCCGGGCGAGTTCTTTCTGGTGGATGCCAATGGTGGCCTGACGCCGGAAACCGCGCTGCGGATGCTGCGGATGCTGCCGGAGGGGCTCGATTTCGTGCTGGAAGCCCCCTGCAGGACCTGGCGCGAGACCATGTCGCTGCGCAAGCGCTGCACGGTGCCGATCATCCTGGATGAGCTGGTGCAGCAGGATGAGGACATCGCGCTGATGCTGGCACAGGATGTGGCCGACGGTATCGGCCTCAAGATCTCCAAGGCGGGCGGGCTGACCCATGGGCGGCGGCATAGGGACATCTGCCTGGCTGCCGGCGCCACTGTCAGCGTGCAGGACACCGTCGGCTCCGCCATCGCGTTTTCTGCCATTGCCCATCTGGGCGCCACGGTGCCGGAGCGGTCACTGCGCTGCATTCTGGATTGCCGCGATATGGTGACGCTGAAAACCGCCGAGTTCGACGCGCCGGTCAAGGACGGCGGCGTTCTGGTGCCGGATGCGCCGGGGTTGGGGATTACCGTCGACCGGGATCTGATGGGCGCGCCGCAGGCCGTCTGGGACGCCTGA